A single genomic interval of Caballeronia sp. NK8 harbors:
- a CDS encoding amino acid aminotransferase, with protein MFEHIDAYPGDPILSLNENFQKDPRTNKVNLSIGIYFDDEGRLPVMHAVREAELSIAKEPGAKPYLPMAGFAHYRDAVQALVFGHDSPPRADGRIASVQTLGGSGALKVGADFIKRYFPQSKVWVSDPTWENHRFIFERAGFEVNTYPYYDEATGGLRFDAMLDAIDKLPAKSVVLLHACCHNPTGVDLDEAQWVKLIDVLQKRDLLPFVDMAYQGFGAGLDDDAFAVRELARRGVPAFVANSFSKNFSLYGERCGGLHVICDDAAEADRVLGQLTSAVRANYSNPPTHGAKIVTHVLNTPALRQSWQEELASMCQRIARMRQAIHDGLKDHVRGEMLTRYIRQRGMFTYTGLVAEQADRLKEEFGVYILRSGRMCVAGLNDSNVQVVADAIGKVLAAK; from the coding sequence ATGTTCGAACATATCGATGCCTATCCCGGCGACCCGATTCTCTCGCTGAACGAAAACTTCCAGAAGGACCCGCGCACCAACAAGGTCAACCTGAGCATCGGCATCTACTTCGACGACGAAGGCCGTCTGCCCGTGATGCATGCGGTGCGCGAAGCGGAACTGTCGATCGCGAAGGAGCCCGGTGCGAAGCCCTATCTGCCGATGGCCGGTTTCGCGCATTATCGCGATGCCGTGCAGGCGCTCGTGTTCGGCCACGACAGCCCGCCGCGCGCGGACGGACGCATCGCCAGCGTGCAGACGCTCGGCGGTTCGGGCGCGCTGAAGGTTGGCGCCGATTTCATCAAGCGCTATTTCCCGCAATCGAAAGTGTGGGTGAGCGATCCGACGTGGGAAAACCACCGCTTCATCTTCGAGCGCGCGGGCTTCGAAGTGAACACGTACCCGTATTACGACGAAGCCACCGGCGGCCTTCGCTTCGACGCGATGCTCGACGCCATCGACAAGCTGCCCGCGAAGAGCGTCGTGCTGCTGCATGCGTGCTGCCATAACCCGACGGGCGTCGATCTCGACGAAGCGCAGTGGGTGAAGCTCATCGACGTGCTGCAGAAACGCGATCTGCTGCCGTTCGTCGACATGGCGTATCAGGGCTTCGGCGCCGGCCTCGACGACGACGCGTTCGCCGTGCGCGAACTCGCGCGCCGTGGCGTGCCGGCGTTCGTCGCGAATTCGTTCTCGAAGAATTTTTCGCTGTACGGCGAGCGTTGCGGCGGCCTGCACGTGATCTGCGACGATGCCGCCGAAGCCGACCGCGTGCTCGGCCAACTGACGAGCGCGGTGCGCGCGAACTACAGCAATCCGCCGACGCACGGCGCGAAGATCGTCACGCACGTGCTGAACACGCCGGCGCTCAGGCAGTCGTGGCAGGAAGAACTCGCGTCGATGTGCCAGCGCATCGCACGCATGCGCCAGGCGATTCACGACGGACTGAAGGATCACGTGCGCGGCGAAATGCTCACGCGCTACATCAGGCAGCGCGGCATGTTCACGTACACGGGTCTGGTCGCTGAGCAGGCGGACCGTCTGAAGGAGGAATTCGGCGTGTACATCCTGCGCTCGGGCCGCATGTGCGTCGCGGGCCTGAACGACAGCAACGTGCAAGTCGTCGCCGATGCGATCGGCAAGGTGCTTGCAGCGAAGTAA
- a CDS encoding glucose/quinate/shikimate family membrane-bound PQQ-dependent dehydrogenase: MAGNGRLHPLTFFTAIVFIVLGALLAAGGAYLVTVKGSWYYAIAGAAIVLTGLLLLIRRRSALLLFALVLFGSTIWAVFEVRFDFWQLMPRLWIWVLLALWLLIPFVHRGALFGPPSTARAARTPLAAAIVLALLLGAGTYFHDPHDRPGRIDVNVAADANQADANAATGRQPGDWTDYGGSPLAQRYAPLAQITAENAHQLKVAWTFRTGDVPGPGDPTETTDENTPIKVGDTIFLCTPHSKVIALDATSGKEKWRFDPQIQSPIGFKHWEHMTCRGVAYYDAAVHAMPAAVASEAVAASAPAQASEAVAASEPQAASEPAAPVQTPAQTTALAECPRRLFLPTADARLIALDAETGKPCASFGKNGAIDLRANIGPFTPGGYYSTSPPAVFRNLVIVGGHVTDNESNNEPSGVIRAFDVNDGHLVWNWDPGNPDATEPIAPGGTYVRNSPNMWSMFSVDEKRGMIYLPMGNQTPDQWGGERTPQAEKFAAGLVALDAATGKLRWNRQFTHHDLWDMDVGGQPTLVDLQTAQGMQPAVIASTKQGSIYVLNRETGQPIVPINEVPVPQGAAKGDHTAPTQAVSALNFNPPRVTEADMWGTTPFDQLWCRIKFRSLRYDGPFTPPSEQGTLVFPGNFGVFDWGGISVDPVRQILIANPDWMAFTSKLIPREKLQEGATSTSETSGIKQARGTPYAYEISAFLSPLGIPCQAPPWGDMAGVDLRTNKIAWMHKNGTIVDSAPLPIPMPLGVPSLGGTIVTAGGVAFLTGTLDQYVRAYDVRDGRKLWEARLPAGGQSTPMSYADASGKQYLLVTAGGHGSLGTKAGDYVIAYTLQ; encoded by the coding sequence ATGGCTGGCAACGGAAGACTTCATCCGCTCACGTTCTTTACGGCCATCGTGTTCATCGTGCTCGGCGCGCTGCTGGCGGCGGGCGGCGCGTATCTCGTGACGGTGAAAGGATCGTGGTACTACGCGATCGCGGGCGCGGCCATCGTCCTGACCGGGCTTCTGCTGCTGATCCGGCGACGCTCCGCGCTTCTGCTGTTCGCGCTCGTGCTGTTCGGATCGACGATCTGGGCCGTCTTCGAAGTGCGCTTCGATTTCTGGCAATTGATGCCGCGCTTGTGGATCTGGGTGCTGCTCGCGCTCTGGCTGCTGATTCCATTCGTGCATCGCGGCGCGCTGTTCGGACCGCCTTCCACTGCGCGCGCCGCGCGCACTCCGCTCGCGGCTGCAATCGTTCTTGCGCTGCTGCTCGGCGCCGGCACGTATTTCCACGATCCGCATGACCGGCCCGGCCGTATCGACGTGAACGTGGCCGCCGACGCGAATCAGGCCGATGCCAACGCCGCGACCGGACGCCAGCCGGGCGACTGGACCGACTATGGCGGGTCGCCGCTGGCGCAGCGCTACGCGCCGCTCGCACAGATCACGGCGGAGAACGCGCATCAGTTGAAAGTGGCGTGGACCTTCCGCACCGGCGACGTGCCCGGCCCCGGCGATCCCACCGAAACCACCGACGAGAACACGCCAATCAAGGTCGGCGACACGATTTTCCTGTGCACGCCGCATAGCAAGGTGATCGCGCTCGATGCGACGAGCGGTAAGGAGAAGTGGCGGTTCGATCCGCAGATTCAGAGCCCGATCGGGTTCAAGCATTGGGAACACATGACGTGCCGGGGCGTCGCTTATTACGATGCCGCCGTGCATGCGATGCCTGCCGCCGTGGCTTCGGAGGCGGTGGCCGCGTCCGCGCCTGCTCAGGCGAGCGAAGCGGTTGCGGCTTCCGAACCGCAAGCCGCTTCCGAACCCGCCGCGCCCGTGCAGACGCCTGCGCAAACCACGGCGCTCGCCGAATGTCCGCGCCGTCTGTTCCTTCCGACCGCCGACGCCCGCCTGATCGCGCTCGATGCGGAAACCGGCAAGCCGTGCGCGAGCTTTGGCAAGAACGGCGCGATCGATCTGCGCGCGAACATCGGCCCGTTCACGCCGGGCGGCTATTACTCGACGTCGCCGCCGGCGGTGTTTCGCAATCTGGTGATCGTCGGCGGCCATGTCACCGACAACGAATCCAACAATGAGCCTTCGGGCGTGATTCGCGCGTTCGACGTGAACGACGGCCATCTCGTCTGGAACTGGGACCCGGGCAATCCGGACGCCACCGAGCCCATCGCGCCGGGCGGCACCTACGTGCGCAATTCGCCGAACATGTGGTCGATGTTCAGCGTCGATGAAAAGCGCGGCATGATCTATCTGCCGATGGGCAATCAGACGCCCGATCAATGGGGCGGCGAGCGCACGCCGCAGGCGGAAAAGTTCGCGGCGGGCCTTGTCGCGCTCGACGCCGCGACGGGCAAGCTGCGCTGGAACCGTCAGTTCACGCATCACGATCTGTGGGACATGGATGTCGGCGGGCAGCCGACGCTCGTCGATTTGCAGACGGCGCAGGGCATGCAGCCGGCGGTGATCGCATCGACGAAACAGGGCAGCATCTACGTGCTGAATCGCGAGACGGGGCAGCCGATCGTGCCGATCAACGAGGTGCCGGTGCCGCAAGGCGCGGCGAAGGGCGACCACACCGCGCCGACTCAGGCGGTCTCCGCGCTCAATTTCAATCCGCCCCGCGTGACGGAAGCGGACATGTGGGGCACGACGCCGTTTGACCAGCTCTGGTGCCGCATCAAGTTCAGGAGCCTGCGCTACGACGGACCGTTCACGCCGCCGTCCGAGCAGGGCACGCTGGTGTTCCCGGGCAACTTCGGCGTGTTCGACTGGGGCGGGATTTCCGTCGATCCGGTGCGGCAGATTCTGATCGCGAATCCGGATTGGATGGCGTTCACGTCGAAGCTGATTCCGCGCGAAAAGCTACAGGAGGGCGCTACCAGCACGAGCGAGACGAGCGGGATCAAGCAGGCGCGCGGCACGCCGTATGCCTACGAGATCAGCGCATTCCTGTCGCCGCTGGGCATTCCGTGCCAGGCGCCGCCGTGGGGCGATATGGCGGGCGTCGATCTGCGCACGAACAAGATCGCGTGGATGCACAAGAACGGTACGATCGTCGATAGCGCGCCGCTGCCCATTCCGATGCCGCTCGGCGTGCCGAGTCTGGGCGGCACCATCGTGACGGCGGGCGGCGTGGCATTTCTGACGGGCACGCTCGATCAGTACGTACGCGCGTACGACGTGCGCGACGGCAGGAAGCTATGGGAAGCGCGGCTGCCGGCAGGCGGTCAGTCGACGCCGATGAGCTACGCCGATGCCAGCGGCAAGCAGTACTTGCTCGTGACGGCGGGCGGCCATGGCTCGCTCGGCACGAAAGCAGGCGATTACGTGATCGCCTATACGCTGCAATGA
- a CDS encoding amino acid permease — protein sequence MISGDTHEAPHHETLRRGLKSRHIQLIALGGAIGTGLFLGVAQTIKLAGPSVLLGYAIAGLMTFFIMRQLGEMIVDEPVAGSFSHFADKYWGHAAGFISGWNYWAIYILVSMAELSAIGIYMQYWWPGLPTWISALACFVIVNAINLTSVKSYGETEFWFAIVKVAAIVGMILFGGYLLASGKAGPEASVANLWQLGGFFPHGVNGLVMSMAVIMFSFGGLELVGITAAEAEDPSKSIPRATNQVIYRILIFYVGALGVLLALYPWDKVATGGSPFVLIFREMNSTLVANVLNVIVLTAALSVYNSGVYANSRMLYGLAQQGNAPRALLNVSRRGIPLTALAVSAFVTAACVVINYLIPGRAFGLLMGLAVSALVINWAMISIIHVMFRRRKRASGATTSFPSFGFPFTNYVVLAFLAGIVWVMFETPDLRLSVYLIPVWLAVLGIGYYLKKRGADATRADRLPSR from the coding sequence ATGATTTCCGGCGACACCCACGAAGCACCACACCACGAAACACTCAGGCGGGGACTCAAGAGCCGCCATATCCAGCTGATCGCGCTCGGCGGCGCGATCGGCACGGGGCTGTTCCTCGGCGTCGCGCAGACCATCAAGCTCGCCGGGCCGTCGGTGCTGCTCGGCTACGCGATCGCCGGCCTGATGACGTTCTTCATCATGCGGCAGCTCGGCGAGATGATCGTCGACGAGCCGGTCGCGGGCTCGTTCAGCCATTTCGCCGACAAGTACTGGGGCCACGCCGCCGGTTTCATTTCCGGCTGGAATTACTGGGCGATCTACATCCTCGTCAGCATGGCGGAGCTGTCGGCCATCGGCATCTACATGCAGTACTGGTGGCCGGGCCTGCCGACGTGGATATCGGCGCTCGCGTGCTTCGTGATCGTCAATGCGATCAACCTGACGAGCGTGAAGTCCTACGGCGAAACGGAGTTCTGGTTCGCGATCGTGAAAGTGGCGGCGATCGTCGGGATGATCCTGTTCGGCGGCTATCTGCTCGCGTCGGGCAAGGCGGGGCCGGAGGCGAGCGTCGCGAACCTGTGGCAGCTCGGCGGCTTCTTTCCGCACGGCGTGAACGGGCTGGTGATGTCGATGGCCGTGATCATGTTCTCGTTCGGCGGCCTCGAACTCGTGGGCATCACGGCGGCGGAAGCGGAAGATCCGTCGAAGAGCATTCCGCGCGCGACCAATCAGGTCATCTATCGCATCCTGATTTTCTATGTCGGCGCGCTCGGCGTGCTGCTCGCGCTGTATCCGTGGGACAAGGTCGCGACCGGCGGCAGTCCGTTCGTGCTGATTTTCCGCGAGATGAACAGCACGCTCGTGGCGAACGTGCTCAACGTGATCGTGCTGACGGCTGCGCTGTCGGTGTACAACAGCGGCGTGTATGCGAACAGCCGCATGCTGTACGGCCTCGCGCAACAGGGCAACGCGCCGCGGGCGCTGCTCAACGTGAGCCGACGCGGCATTCCGCTGACGGCGCTCGCGGTGTCGGCGTTCGTCACGGCGGCGTGCGTGGTCATCAACTATCTGATTCCGGGGCGCGCGTTCGGCCTGCTGATGGGCCTCGCGGTATCGGCGCTCGTCATCAACTGGGCGATGATCAGCATCATCCACGTCATGTTCCGGCGGCGCAAACGCGCGAGCGGCGCAACGACGTCGTTTCCGAGCTTCGGCTTTCCGTTCACGAACTACGTCGTGCTGGCGTTTCTGGCGGGCATCGTGTGGGTGATGTTCGAGACGCCCGACCTGCGCCTCTCGGTGTATCTGATTCCGGTCTGGCTGGCCGTGCTCGGAATCGGCTACTATCTCAAAAAAAGGGGCGCTGACGCCACGCGCGCCGATCGCCTTCCATCTCGCTGA